The following proteins are co-located in the Naumovozyma dairenensis CBS 421 chromosome 9, complete genome genome:
- the PAM18 gene encoding Pam18p (similar to Saccharomyces cerevisiae PAM18 (YLR008C); ancestral locus Anc_5.232), with amino-acid sequence MNNNNNNTIEAPQLPIPGESNNNNAIPIIPEGQQIMQQQGPKVGMDLYFDQTMDYMGKHPVLTGIAAFLTLYATAGAYKSISTKLNGGKSASSTFLKGGFDRKMNQKEALQILNLNENSLNKKKLKEVHRRIMLANHPDKGGSPYLATKINEAKDFLEKKGLKK; translated from the coding sequence atgaataataataataacaatactaTCGAGGCCCCACAACTACCTATCCCAGGagaatcaaataataacaatgcTATCCCAATAATACCAGAGGGACAGCAAATAATGCAGCAACAGGGGCCCAAAGTGGGCATGGATCTTTATTTCGATCAAACTATGGATTACATGGGGAAACATCCTGTCTTAACAGGCATAGCTGCATTCTTAACATTATACGCTACAGCAGGTGCATATAAATCTATATCAACAAAATTAAACGGTGGGAAAAGCGCTTCTTCCACTTTCTTGAAGGGCGGATTTGATCGAAAGATGAACCAAAAGGAAGCTTTACAAATCTTGAATCTAAAtgaaaattcattgaataagaaaaaattgaaagaagtTCATAGAAGAATTATGTTGGCTAATCATCCAGATAAAGGTGGATCTCCTTACCTTGCAACAAAGATTAATGAAGCCAAAGATTTCttagaaaagaaaggtctcaagaaataa
- the SSK1 gene encoding mitogen-activated protein kinase kinase kinase SSK1 (similar to Saccharomyces cerevisiae SSK1 (YLR006C); ancestral locus Anc_5.230), with product MSNPLPGMKNPLLNSALLRKIWLQLDIDDDHNGIINEPFSIEFNDYDTIDDLKTKIFLKLNSARWTKVHDNPSIAIGHYENIQQEESSFASSKTSPDDKDYPINNIIKNGPEHEHDRENGNEKPQELELQIPITNKTHIINSNSGKSPLYQPGPIRCSPLLSAHDELPTHINNNNNDISLQRAKSSSPHILSSGNLQIPRFNSASPYTLHKKINNKFRHSTRRHKSHCYPQHNHNPYNHHNYYQRSNYNSLQPHSYSYSYSHSHIRSGTFSHPYSYSPTNNTNLHQVQNSNFRTIPFNNNSNRVTPTSSSINENNDNSNENNFTAKDADKDIDDDKTETRTTINVTSSDTSILNPCNVICHSPLNYTIELMDNSIYRIIFEPDELVTNIYHELFQSLGAQTSRNPLLVFSSPALQEQAEEALNSSVGGNLHDNIEQQQIHVDVPEEQPQVKQQPTVTDYELITNEEQLRRVSEGRTYNETVSNNNNSNNNDAITPNGNDHDRNMDMPKQAILLLPKNYYNEDGTFKEEQLKRSILNDSGIDINISDKEGQSELQLPLQYKSNHMIETESQPETDLTNTSQQQQQQKQQHPLIEQEIGLLHPMLENEWRKNNIPFSPMSPSLKVQTPNLSSFPSISMVTTNPTFTYSISSISHDTLLSGITTTSEKVFPKINVLIVEDNVINQAILGSFLRKHKISYKVAKNGKEAVDIWKEGGLHLIFMDLQLPVLSGIEAARQIRDFEKEKGIGIQENNLKQKIIPASNINQAPVIIVALTASNSLDDKRKALLSGCNDYLTKPVNLHWLSKKITEWGCMQALIDFDSWKQGTSVDKTTATATTTTTATATATQTNNSKKLNDGERSKSSNKIHHRHRHRHCHRSRHQLSILGLMIDRS from the coding sequence ATGTCTAATCCGCTACCCGGGATGAAGAACCCTTTATTAAATTCCGCATTATTGAGAAAAATTTGGCTTCAATTGGATATCGACGATGATCACAATGGAATCATCAATGAaccattttcaatagaatTTAATGACTATGATACAATCGATGACTTGAAAACGAAGATCTTTctaaaattgaattcagCGAGATGGACGAAAGTACATGATAATCCTTCCATTGCAATCGGCCATTATGAGAATatacaacaagaagaatcTTCTTTTGCGTCCTCCAAGACATCTCCTGATGATAAGGATTATCCTATTAATaacattatcaaaaatGGTCCTGAACATGAACATGACCGAGAAAATGGCAATGAAAAACCTCAAGAATTAGAACTACAAATTCCAATAACAAATAAAACACATATCATTAACAGTAATAGCGGCAAATCACCTCTTTACCAACCTGGTCCAATACGATGCAGCCCTTTATTATCCGCACATGATGAACTACCAACACAtatcaataacaataataacgataTAAGTCTCCAAAGAGCGAAATCGAGCAGTCCACATATTTTATCTTCAGGAAATTTACAAATACCGCGTTTCAATTCTGCTTCTCCTTACACTCTtcacaaaaaaataaataataaatttagaCATTCAACTCGTCGTCATAAATCTCATTGTTATCCTCAACACAATCATAATCCTTATAACCATcataattattatcaaagatCAAATTATAACTCTTTACAACCAcattcatattcatattcttaCTCTCATTCACATATTCGTTCTGGTACTTTTTCTCATCCTTATTCTTATTCTCCtactaataatactaatcTTCACCAAGTTCaaaattctaattttaGAACAATTCCTTTtaacaataatagtaatagaGTTACTccaacatcatcatctatcaatgaaaataacGATAATTCTAACGAGAATAATTTTACCGCCAAAGATGCTGATAAAGACATTGACGACGATAAAACAGAAACAAGGACAACAATTAACGTTACTAGCTCTGACACATCAATTTTAAATCCATGTAACGTTATATGTCATAGTCCATTAAATTATACCATTGAACTAATGgataattcaatttataGAATCATATTTGAACCAGATGAATTGGTTACTAATATTTATCACGAACTATTCCAATCTTTAGGTGCACAAACTTCAAGGAATCCCTTATTAGTATTTTCCTCTCCCGCATTACAGGAACAGGCAGAGGAAGCATTGAACAGCAGTGTCGGGGGAAACCTCCATGATAACatagaacaacaacaaatacaTGTTGATGTCCCTGAAGAGCAACCGCAAGTAAAACAGCAACCAACAGTAACAGACTATGAATTAATAACCAATGAAGAACAATTAAGAAGGGTATCAGAAGGAAGAACATATAATGAAACTgttagtaataataataacagcaataataatgacgcTATTACACCAAATGGTAATGATCATGATAGGAATATGGATATGCCAAAACAGGCAATTCTATTATTACcgaaaaattattataatgagGATGGTACCtttaaagaagaacagTTGAAACGTTCCATATTAAATGATAGTGGTAtagatataaatataagTGATAAAGAGGGACAATCTGAACTTCAATTACCTTTACAATACAAGTCAAATCATATGATTGAAACCGAAAGTCAACCTGAGACAGATCTGACGAACACAtctcaacaacaacaacagcaaaaACAACAGCACCCCTTAATTGAACAAGAGATTGGTCTCCTCCACCCAATGTTAGAGAATGAATGgaggaaaaataatataccaTTTTCACCCATGTCACCTAGTTTAAAAGTACAAACACccaatttatcatcattcccatcaatttcaatggTGACAACCAATCCAACCTTTACATACTCAATTTCAAGTATTTCTCATGATACTCTATTGAGTGGTATTACTACAACGAGTGAAAAAGTTTTCCCTAAGATTAATGTATTAATTGTTGAAGATAATGTAATTAATCAAGCAATTTTAGGTTCATTCTTAAGAAAACataaaatatcatataaAGTAGCCaaaaatggtaaagaaGCTGTTGATATTTGGAAAGAAGGTGGATTacatttaatttttatGGATTTACAATTACCTGTATTATCAGGTATTGAAGCAGCAAGACAGATAAGagattttgaaaaggaaaaaggtATTGggattcaagaaaataatttaaaacaaaaaatcaTTCCTGCATCAAATATTAATCAAGCTCCAGTTATTATTGTCGCTTTAACTGCTTCAAATTCTCTTGATGACAAAAGGAAAGCTTTACTTTCTGGTTGTAATGATTATTTGACAAAACCTGTCAATTTACATTGGTTAAGTAAAAAAATCACAGAATGGGGATGTATGCAAGCTTTGATTGATTTTGATAGTTGGAAACAGGGAACGTCAGTTGATAAGACTACTGCTACtgctactactactactaccGCTACAGCCACTGCTACTCAaactaataatagtaaaaaATTGAACGATGGAGAGAGGAGCAAATCATCGAataaaattcatcatcgtcaCCGTCATCGTCATTGTCATCGCAGTCGCCATCAACTATCTATACTCGGGCTAATGATAGATCGATCATAG
- the SSL1 gene encoding TFIIH/NER complex subunit SSL1 (similar to Saccharomyces cerevisiae SSL1 (YLR005W); ancestral locus Anc_5.226), with translation MPPVISSESESDEDEDTNVVNLSTKKSRTLKRKVHFDNDEEEEDQEEGESTKTPSKVASVTPIEVLAKDNHPQSKDETGTVVSNKIQSSATSSHSSSSISISNQKRDKQSSRKMMKKKKASNNQNLLGASGGYAWEDEIKRSWDLVTVDEENDMASLVASIIEARKKRTAKKIVTPYQRGIIRTLILTLDCSESMAEKDLRPNRHAMMIQYAIDFVHEFFDQNPISQLGILVMKNGLAHLVSQVGGNPQDHIDVLKSIRKQEPAGNPSLQNALEMARGLLLPVPAHCTREVLIIFGSLSSTDPGDIHQTINSLVQEKIRVKVIGLSAQVAICKELCMATNYGDDSFYKILLDETHFKELFDEAVTPLPVNKINKGFTLVKMGFPTRIFEDSPTFCSCHSKLVYGGYFCPSCHSKVCSLPTVCPCCDLMLILSTHLARSYHHLMPLKTFLEVPSNETFPTENCFSCQLKFPTLKNQRNGSLLTSSRYRCSSCHSDFCIDCDVFIHEILHNCPGCESKPTIA, from the coding sequence ATGCCCCCCGTCATATCATCGGAATCGGAATCggacgaagatgaagatacaAACGTGGTTAACTTATCCACCAAGAAATCAAgaactttgaaaagaaaggTCCATTTCGATaatgacgaagaagaagaagaccaagaagaaggagaaaGTACAAAGACACCTTCTAAAGTAGCCTCTGTAACTCCAATTGAAGTGCTTGCAAAAGATAATCACCCTCAGAGTAAAGATGAAACTGGAACCGTAGTTAGTAATAAAATCCAAAGTAGTGCCACTAGCAGCCACAGTAGCAGCAGCATCAGCATCAGCAATCAGAAAAGGGATAAGCAAAGTTCaaggaaaatgatgaaaaagaagaaggcaTCAAATAACCAAAATCTATTAGGTGCAAGTGGTGGGTACGCATGGGAAGATGAGATTAAGAGAAGTTGGGATTTAGTCACTGtggatgaagaaaatgatatggCTTCATTAGTTGCTAGTATCATTGAAGCAAGAAAGAAACGTACTGCCAAAAAAATAGTTACTCCATATCAAAGAGGTATCATTAGAACTTTAATATTAACATTGGATTGTAGTGAATCTATGGCAGAAAAGGATCTTAGACCAAATCGTCATGCTATGATGATTCAATACGCTATAGATTTCGTTCATGAATTCTTCGATCAAAATCCAATCTCTCAACTAGGAATATtagtaatgaaaaatggattGGCTCATTTAGTCAGTCAAGTTGGAGGGAACCCACAAGATCATATTGATGtattaaaatcaattagGAAACAAGAACCTGCAGGTAACCCATCTTTACAAAATGCTTTAGAAATGGCAAGaggtttattattaccagtaCCAGCACATTGTACTAGAGAAgtcttaataatattcgGAAGTTTATCAAGTACTGACCCGGGTGATATTCATCAAACAATAAACTCTCTAGTGCAAGAAAAAATCCGTGTTAAAGTCATCGGGTTATCCGCACAAGTGGCCATATGTAAAGAATTATGTATGGCAACAAACTATGGAGATGATTCCttttataaaattttgCTAGATGAAACGcattttaaagaattatttgacGAAGCAGTGACTCCATTACCAGTTAACAAGATAAATAAAGGTTTTACTTTGGTGAAAATGGGATTTCCAACAAGGATATTTGAAGATTCACCAACTTTTTGTTCATGTCATTCTAAATTAGTATATGGAGGTTATTTCTGTCCTAGTTGTCATAGCAAAGTTTGTTCATTACCAACAGTTTGTCCATGTTGTGATCTTATGTTGATCTTATCTACTCATTTAGCAAGatcttatcatcatttaatgCCCTTGAAAACTTTTCTGGAGGTTCCTTCAAATGAAACGTTTCCAACAGAAAATTGTTTCAGTTgtcaattgaaatttccaactttgaaaaatcaaaggaatggatcattattaacaaGTTCACGATATAGATGTTCAAGTTGCCACAGTGATTTTTGCATCGATTGTGACGTTTTCATTCATGAAATTCTTCATAATTGTCCAGGTTGTGAATCTAAACCAACTATTGCATAG
- the THI73 gene encoding Thi73p (similar to Saccharomyces cerevisiae THI73 (YLR004C); ancestral locus Anc_5.227), with product MFILPFLCATYLLMFLDKALLNYAASMGIKKHLKGDEYSNLGTIFSASYIFMEPIVTYLIQKYPISKVMAVFITLWGVVLTCHSACKSYASLMIVRTLLGIFESSSAVGCIAISGMYYTKSEQSARIGFWAIQAGTGYIVGGLISFGFLHYNGTEFTSWQIMFLVVGLVTVLFGIITYFYLPDNVTNAWFLTREEKLQVVEHIRSNQTGLENKKFKIEQIKELFFKDKLTWPMLLVTACSQISTGAIGTFSTTITATFGFDKYQTALLQLPIGAITALIILITTQMISRWGNLTLITTSMYIPAIIGCIVMIALPLSHRVGNLLSLYLLYSGSCVITNIYIWNSCNTSGYSKRIIRNAVTMIVYNVSCIVAPQMFRAYSAPRYIPAKIALLVTQCVCVPLQLYIGYLCKKENAKRDKEQEGQDTKKYQFLDLTDIENRSFRYIV from the coding sequence ATGTTCATATTACCATTCCTTTGTGCcacttatttattaatgttCTTAGATAAAgcattattgaattatgCAGCTTCCATGGGTATTAAAAAACATTTAAAAGGTGATGAATATTCTAATTTGGGGACCATTTTCTCTGCTTCTTATATCTTTATGGAACCCATTGTCACttatttgattcaaaaatatccaatttcaaaagttaTGGCCGTTTTCATCACTTTATGGGGGGTAGTATTAACATGTCATTCAGCTTGTAAATCATACGCTTCATTAATGATCGTAAGAACTCTCTTGGGTATTTTCGAATCTTCAAGTGCTGTTGGTTGTATTGCCATTAGTGGGATGTATTATACAAAATCAGAACAAAGTGCAAGAATTGGGTTTTGGGCTATTCAAGCAGGTACTGGTTATATAGTTGGTGGGTTAATCTCATTTGGATTTTTACATTATAATGGAACAGAATTCACTTCATGGCAAATTATGTTCCTTGTCGTTGGGTTAGTCACTGTATTGTTTGGTATAATAACATACTTCTATTTACCTGATAACGTCACTAATGCTTGGTTCTTAACAAGGgaggaaaaattacaagtAGTTGAACATATTAGAAGTAATCAAACTGGgttagaaaataaaaaatttaaaattgaGCAAATTAAAGAactatttttcaaagataaatTGACTTGGCCAATGCTTTTAGTCACCGCATGCTCTCAAATTTCTACTGGTGCAATCGGTACTTTCTCCACTACCATTACTGCCACTTTTGGGTTTGATAAATATCAAACTGCTTTATTACAATTACCAATTGGTGCTATTACTGCtttaattattttaatTACTACACAAATGATATCACGTTGGGGAAATCTAACATTGATAACAACTTCAATGTATATCCCAGCTATTATTGGATGTATTGTAATGATAGCTCTACCATTGTCTCATAGAGTGGGTAATTTATTGTCAttatatcttctttataGTGGGTCATGTGTCATTACGAACATCTATATTTGGAATTCATGTAATACATCTGGTTATTCTAAGAGAATCATTAGAAATGCTGTTACTATGATTGTTTACAATGTCTCCTGTATTGTCGCTCCACAAATGTTTAGAGCATATTCTGCACCAAGATACATTCCAGCCAAGATTGCCCTTTTAGTCACTCAATGTGTATGTGTCCCATTACAATTATACATCGGTTATTTATGTAAGAAGGAAAATGCTAAAAGAGataaagaacaagaaggtCAAGATACTaagaaatatcaatttttaGATCTGACAGACATTGAAAATAGAAGTTTCAGATATATCGTTTAG